A segment of the Bartonella henselae str. Houston-1 genome:
TTTTCTCACCCAGAGTTTACACACAAAAACCAAGAAAAATATCCTTCAAAAAAGACAACACTCATTGTTGTATGATATATATTTAAATCACGTCACATTGAAAGCGTTCGACGGAAAATATTTATCTACCAATGCATAAATAATCGCGGCTGTTTCAACATCTAAAATTCCATCATAATTTTCTTGACGAAAATGAAGCTGAAATGCTCGGATTAAGTCTTTATATCCTATTTCGCTACATGCAGCCGAAATGTCGTAACCATAACATCTCAATTTAGCCAAAACATCTGCTTTGAGTGGAAAACTCTTACAAAACTGCTCCTGATAGTGATCCTTTACTTCATCATCATACCATGCCCCTATGCCTGCTGCATAAAGTTCTTTCCAAGGAAAAGCAGCACCTGGATCACTCTTTCTTCCAAGTGCAATATCACTGTGCCCCACAACATCGGTTGGTGTAATATCAGGATATCGCTGAAGAATATTTAACGCAAGCTCCTTAACTGCATCAATTTGCGTTGGATTGTAGGGAGGAAATGTAAATACCTCATCACTATAAGTCACCACATTAACTGTTTCAAGAGGAAACGCGAAACCACTAACATGACTGCCATCAGCTAATGAACCAACATCTGTTTGCAAGGATCCCCCACCTTCATGAACTGGATTTAAAACCCGCATATCCTTTAAAGCTGCTTCAGCGCATATCTCCTCTAAAGAATCAGAATGTCCAGTTGCTAAATTGACTATTTCAATTCCAAGAGACGTATCATTTAAATTACTACGCCCAGCCCATGAACTAACGCCTGCATGCCACGCACGCTCGTTTTCATCAACAAGATTAAAGATACGCATATCCTTAAATCCTGCCTCAATATAGGTCTGTTCTGATGGATCAGGAACAAGATAATGTGCACTAACCCTCTCTCCTGTAAGAGCCATGATCGATGCTTTAAAATCAAGTGAAGTATAATGCATCACAAGAAAACGAATACGACGATTAAAGCTCTTTACAGAACGATAGCTGTTGTAATCAATCTGATACATAAAAAACTTCCTTTCTATCTCATTTACACAGACCACCACACATCACAACAGGCTGCACAGGAAAATAACCTTGGTATTATTTTTGAAAATTTTTACAATATACTGCACAACTCACAAACAAAAATTGTCAGCTTTATGGTGAAAACCATATGATTGGCAAAACATCAAACTCTTACCAACAATCAATATACATTTCCCAAAGTTTTCCATACACCCAACGCTCTGAATCTCGAGCACCTTAACAAGCCCCACCGCATAAGATATTTCTTCCTCAAAATACCGAAAAGATTACCCCTAAAAAAATAAATAAAAATAACGGAGAACTTGCTTATCAAATATTTGTTCATATCTTGTAAGCCAAACAGCTTTTCCTCTTTTCAATCTAAATCAAACATATCCAAAGAGCACATCACACAGAGCATAAGGCATGATGCCTCATCATCCTGCAAGAGGTAAAATACTCCAAAGGATTTTCTTATGAAAACTTTATGGAGATTTCTTGACAAGCCCGTTAACAATGCACATCTGGAATGAAATTCTTCATTGGCGTATTTTTAACAAAATTTGAAAATTTTCTCTGTACACAAAATAGAGACGCGAGATAATCGCTTATTCTTTTATAAAGCGGTTCTCACTTATAACTGTTAAAGTCATATCCTGCATTTCTAAATCAAAACATAACAAGAAATTTTTCCTCAATAACAACCTTCCTAGGTTATTATGATTTCATAGCTATGATACCAACATTTTCTCAATTTTTCATATGCATATATCGTTTAACTAAAATTGTATAAAATTTGTTGTAAACAGGAGATAACATGGTCCTCTAACCTCAGGAATTAAAGGACCACGAAATGACAATATCGAATTTCTTTCTTTATTTGCATTTTTGTGAGACCGTTTCAATAGAAAGATTTTCTCATCTACTAAAAACAACTTTAACCATGATAATCAGAGATCACAATAAATTCTGTAAATACATCAACACAGATTGAACTATTTTTAAGAGCATTTGGTTGTTGTCTTACATTATGATAACACGTTGACTTATAAAGATAATTCGTAGTTTTGTAACTTGCATGAGTACCCTAAAAAATAAGATTTTCTTAAAGTTAATCAGAAAAAACACTCGTTTATATGGCATAAGAGGGATCAAGCAAGATGTAGAGAAATTTTTTTATAAAAGAGTAAAGACACCTCTCATGAAATGTCTCAAGACAAGAGCAGTCTATAACATTAAATAAAACTGCTTTCACACATCAATATTCTAAAGCATCACAACAAAACTGTCTAATAACAAATAATATTTTGAGGAATATTGCTGAG
Coding sequences within it:
- a CDS encoding N-acetylmuramoyl-L-alanine amidase, whose translation is MYQIDYNSYRSVKSFNRRIRFLVMHYTSLDFKASIMALTGERVSAHYLVPDPSEQTYIEAGFKDMRIFNLVDENERAWHAGVSSWAGRSNLNDTSLGIEIVNLATGHSDSLEEICAEAALKDMRVLNPVHEGGGSLQTDVGSLADGSHVSGFAFPLETVNVVTYSDEVFTFPPYNPTQIDAVKELALNILQRYPDITPTDVVGHSDIALGRKSDPGAAFPWKELYAAGIGAWYDDEVKDHYQEQFCKSFPLKADVLAKLRCYGYDISAACSEIGYKDLIRAFQLHFRQENYDGILDVETAAIIYALVDKYFPSNAFNVT